The Qipengyuania aurantiaca genome contains the following window.
TTCCAGCCTGATCGTGACCGTCGATTGCGGCGCGATGGCGCATGAGGCGCTGGCGATGGCGAGCGATGCGGGCGTCGACGTGATCGTGGTCGACCACCATAAGTGCTCGCCCGAACTGCCGCGCGCTGCTGCGCTGGTGAACCCGAACAGGCTCGACGAAAACGACCTTGCCGCGGCGCATGGGCATCTGGCCGCCGTAGGGGTTGCCTTCCTTCTCGCCATCGCACTCGTGCGGACGCTGCGCGCGCAAGGGTTCTTCGCGGAGCGCAAGGAGCCGGACCTCTTCGCCCTGCTCGACGTGGTGGCGCTCGGCACGGTGGCCGATGTCGCGGCTCTTCACGGTCTCAACCGCGCTTTCGTGGCGCAGGGTCTCAAGGTCATGGGGCGGCGCGACAATATCGGCATGGCGGCGTTGATCGACGCCAGCCGCCTCAAACGCGCACCGGCCTGCTCCGATCTCGGCTTTGCGCTCGGGCCGCGCATCAACGCCGGTGGCCGGGTGGGCGAATCGACGCTGGGCGTAAGGCTGCTGACCACGCAGGACGCCGAGGAAGCGCAGCAGATCGCCGCGCAGCTCTCCGCCCTCAACGAGGAGCGCCGCGCGATCGAAGCCGAAGTGCAGCAGGCCGCTGAAGAGCAGCTTGCCGCCCAGCACAACCGTGCCATCCATGTGGTCGCAGCGCGCGGATGGCATCCGGGCGTGATCGGCATCGTCGCCGGGCGGATCAAGGAAAAGAGCGGCAAGCCCTCGCTCGTCATCGCGCTCGACGAGAATGGCGAAGGAAAAGGTTCGGGCCGCTCAATCCCCGGCGTGGACCTCGGCGCAGCGATCATCCGGGCACGCGAGGAAGGCTTGCTGGTCAAGGGCGGCGGGCACGCCATGGCCGCCGGGCTTACGGTGGCGGAAGACAAGCTCGAAGCCTTTTCCGACTGGCTCGACGCGCATCTCGAAGGTCCCGTCTCGCGTGCGGGCGAGAATCGCGAGATGCTGCTTGACCTTGCCGTGGCGCCGGGCGGCCTTACGCCCGACCTCGTGGAAGCGCTCGATCGCGGCGGTCCCTATGGCGTCGGCTGGCCCGGCCCGCGCGTTGCGGTCGGCCCGGTACG
Protein-coding sequences here:
- the recJ gene encoding single-stranded-DNA-specific exonuclease RecJ gives rise to the protein MASTALPHIFGVSNSLTGRAWRWRGGNMDLGQGHFGDADAIVRQILLARGVAQDDLQRHLSPTLRDFLPDPSEFNDMETAADRIAQAVLSNERITIYGDYDVDGATSSALLIRLLRDLGVEAEYYIPDRLLEGYGPSGEALVKLAEAGSSLIVTVDCGAMAHEALAMASDAGVDVIVVDHHKCSPELPRAAALVNPNRLDENDLAAAHGHLAAVGVAFLLAIALVRTLRAQGFFAERKEPDLFALLDVVALGTVADVAALHGLNRAFVAQGLKVMGRRDNIGMAALIDASRLKRAPACSDLGFALGPRINAGGRVGESTLGVRLLTTQDAEEAQQIAAQLSALNEERRAIEAEVQQAAEEQLAAQHNRAIHVVAARGWHPGVIGIVAGRIKEKSGKPSLVIALDENGEGKGSGRSIPGVDLGAAIIRAREEGLLVKGGGHAMAAGLTVAEDKLEAFSDWLDAHLEGPVSRAGENREMLLDLAVAPGGLTPDLVEALDRGGPYGVGWPGPRVAVGPVRLVKCDIVGTDHVRLIASGEDGRSFKGIAFRAAESDMGQALLHGSRGRRLWLAGRVKIDDWGSRPQAELHLEDAAFAD